The Geoglobus acetivorans genome window below encodes:
- a CDS encoding MazG nucleotide pyrophosphohydrolase domain-containing protein gives MELAELAKKISEKYGEIDRKSGPLFLLSVFFEEAGELAEAVRKKDAESIEEELADNLFMILSLANYFNVDVERKLIEKYIENDPSGRWDLPS, from the coding sequence GCTCGCAAAGAAGATAAGCGAGAAATACGGTGAAATCGATAGAAAATCCGGCCCCCTGTTCCTCCTGTCGGTCTTCTTCGAAGAGGCTGGAGAACTTGCCGAGGCAGTGAGGAAAAAAGATGCTGAGTCCATAGAGGAGGAGCTTGCAGACAACCTATTTATGATCCTGAGCCTTGCAAACTACTTCAACGTTGATGTCGAGAGAAAGCTGATTGAAAAGTACATTGAAAATGATCCCTCAGGAAGGTGGGATCTTCCTTCTTAG